The following proteins are encoded in a genomic region of Nitrospira sp.:
- a CDS encoding helix-turn-helix domain-containing protein, giving the protein MSVPSSSFTILLFTNDTAVQALVRQVFKDASVTIARDASTFQRELRKHRFDAVVMESQGGQEQVGALNDHLDPARTLCIGGSRAALKKTLKTIQLMNQPDSPQQNKAREASLESYLEVKMGEFVKGMRNGSAKNLHPILISAVERPLITSALRETGGNQIQAAELLGLNRNTLRKKIVSLHIPLKQTKARASQRA; this is encoded by the coding sequence ATGTCTGTGCCGTCATCCTCATTTACTATTCTGTTATTCACGAATGATACGGCCGTGCAAGCCCTGGTGAGGCAGGTATTCAAGGACGCTTCCGTTACGATCGCTCGGGACGCTTCGACCTTTCAGAGGGAGTTGCGAAAACATCGGTTTGATGCCGTCGTGATGGAGTCGCAAGGCGGACAGGAACAGGTGGGCGCGCTGAATGATCACCTTGACCCAGCCCGCACCCTCTGTATTGGAGGGTCTAGGGCTGCCTTGAAAAAGACGCTGAAAACGATCCAGTTGATGAATCAGCCGGACAGCCCTCAGCAGAACAAAGCCCGCGAGGCCTCCCTCGAAAGTTACTTAGAGGTGAAAATGGGTGAATTCGTGAAGGGGATGAGAAATGGATCGGCTAAGAACCTCCATCCGATCCTGATTTCCGCCGTAGAACGCCCTCTCATCACGTCAGCCCTGCGCGAGACAGGAGGCAATCAAATACAAGCGGCTGAACTGCTTGGACTCAACCGTAACACGTTGCGAAAAAAAATCGTGAGTCTTCACATTCCCTTGAAGCAAACGAAAGCGAGGGCGAGTCAGCGTGCCTGA
- a CDS encoding HU family DNA-binding protein, whose product MTKEELIAKMAASAGITKVAAGTALEAFTGAVTSSLKKGQRVSLVNFGTFTISKRKARMGRNPRTGESLRIPAAKVPKFSAGKELRSAVR is encoded by the coding sequence ATGACCAAGGAAGAGTTGATCGCAAAGATGGCCGCTTCAGCAGGAATTACCAAGGTTGCAGCCGGAACCGCCCTTGAGGCATTCACCGGGGCGGTGACTTCCTCGTTGAAAAAAGGGCAACGCGTCTCCCTCGTCAATTTCGGCACCTTTACGATTTCAAAGCGAAAAGCACGAATGGGAAGGAATCCACGGACAGGTGAATCACTTCGAATCCCGGCCGCAAAGGTCCCTAAGTTTTCAGCAGGAAAAGAGCTTCGCTCTGCTGTGAGGTGA
- the thrS gene encoding threonine--tRNA ligase, giving the protein MKISVKDGPSADIRTGETVGDALSELGIASLDILAAKVDGAVVDLSRPLSANSIVEPLRFDSSEGREVYRHSSTHIMAQAVKELFPSAQLTIGPALEDSFYYDFAFERPFTPEDLERIEERAAEIIKRNLTITRREFSKQDAIDFFKARGEHYKVELIQGFPDGEPITAYTQGDFVDLCRGPHLPTTGSIGTIKLLNTAGAYWRGDERNPMLQRIYGTSFPTSEEVDAYLARLEEIKRRDHRRVGKELDLISIQDEIGPGLVLWHPKGAAVRLLIENFWREQHIRDGYQLVYSPHTARLDLWKTSGHLEYYRENMFPSMKLEGSEYQLKPMNCPYHIMIYQSHLRSYRDLPIRYGELGTVYRYERTGVLHGLMRVRGFTQDDAHLFCRPDQMEQEVSRVLDFTFFVLRTFGFHQFEVFLSTRPKESVGGDEHWTLATSALEAALKSRNISFHLDLGGGAFYGPKIDIKIKDALGRSWQCSTVQVDFNNPERFELSYIGEDGKAHRPIMIHRALMGSIERFFGILIEHYGGAFPTWLAPVQAVVMNITDHQRDYIAAVVAQLKAAGFRAEADLRNEKIGFKIREAEKAKVPFMLVAGNREMQDGTLSVRGRSGSNIGNKTVAEVLDLLQTEVTHAQQDFHHTH; this is encoded by the coding sequence ATGAAGATATCAGTTAAAGACGGTCCAAGCGCTGACATTCGGACCGGGGAAACGGTGGGTGACGCTCTATCTGAGTTAGGAATCGCAAGCCTGGATATTCTGGCAGCCAAAGTCGACGGCGCGGTGGTTGATCTGTCGCGTCCTCTGTCTGCGAATTCGATAGTCGAACCACTGAGATTCGACAGTTCAGAAGGCCGTGAGGTATACCGCCACAGCAGTACTCATATCATGGCGCAGGCAGTCAAGGAACTCTTCCCGTCTGCACAACTGACCATCGGTCCAGCCCTTGAAGATAGTTTTTATTATGACTTTGCCTTCGAACGTCCCTTTACTCCCGAAGACTTGGAAAGAATCGAAGAACGCGCTGCCGAAATCATCAAGCGTAATCTCACCATCACAAGGCGGGAGTTTTCGAAACAGGACGCGATAGATTTTTTCAAGGCCCGTGGCGAGCACTACAAGGTCGAGCTGATTCAAGGTTTCCCCGATGGAGAGCCGATCACCGCCTACACACAAGGCGACTTCGTCGATCTCTGTCGCGGGCCTCATCTCCCTACCACCGGCTCTATTGGTACCATAAAATTGCTCAACACGGCGGGAGCCTATTGGCGCGGCGATGAACGTAATCCGATGTTACAACGGATCTACGGGACATCCTTTCCGACGAGTGAGGAGGTGGATGCCTATCTGGCCCGGCTGGAGGAAATTAAGCGGCGCGACCACAGAAGAGTAGGAAAAGAGCTTGATTTGATCAGCATTCAGGATGAAATCGGACCCGGATTGGTACTCTGGCATCCGAAAGGCGCGGCAGTCCGCCTGTTGATTGAAAACTTCTGGCGAGAACAACATATTCGGGATGGGTACCAGCTGGTCTATTCGCCTCATACCGCGCGTCTTGATCTCTGGAAAACCAGTGGGCACCTCGAGTACTACCGCGAAAACATGTTCCCATCGATGAAGCTGGAAGGCAGTGAATACCAGCTGAAACCGATGAATTGTCCGTACCATATCATGATCTATCAGAGTCATCTTCGCAGCTATCGAGACCTCCCCATTCGCTATGGGGAACTGGGAACGGTCTATCGCTATGAACGAACCGGTGTGCTGCATGGGCTCATGCGTGTGCGCGGATTCACGCAGGATGACGCTCATCTCTTCTGCCGCCCGGATCAGATGGAGCAGGAAGTCAGCCGGGTGCTGGACTTTACATTTTTCGTGTTACGGACATTCGGATTCCATCAATTCGAAGTGTTTTTATCCACGCGGCCCAAAGAGTCCGTGGGCGGCGATGAACATTGGACCTTGGCCACCAGCGCGTTGGAAGCGGCGCTGAAAAGCCGTAATATCTCCTTTCACCTTGATCTGGGAGGGGGGGCATTTTACGGCCCGAAGATCGACATTAAGATCAAAGATGCGTTGGGTCGCTCCTGGCAATGTTCCACGGTCCAAGTGGATTTCAACAATCCGGAGCGGTTTGAGTTAAGTTACATTGGAGAGGACGGCAAAGCCCATCGCCCCATCATGATCCATCGCGCCTTGATGGGATCCATCGAACGTTTTTTCGGCATTCTGATCGAGCACTACGGGGGCGCGTTCCCGACCTGGCTGGCTCCGGTGCAGGCGGTGGTCATGAACATCACCGATCACCAGCGAGACTACATCGCAGCTGTCGTCGCGCAATTGAAGGCGGCCGGTTTCCGTGCCGAAGCGGACCTTCGGAATGAAAAGATCGGGTTCAAGATTCGTGAAGCGGAAAAGGCGAAAGTCCCGTTCATGCTGGTAGCGGGAAATCGCGAAATGCAAGACGGGACTCTCTCGGTACGAGGCCGAAGCGGGTCAAATATAGGGAATAAGACAGTGGCTGAAGTGTTGGATCTCCTGCAAACTGAGGTCACACACGCACAGCAAGACTTTCACCACACACATTAA
- the infC gene encoding translation initiation factor IF-3: MNREIRVREVRVIGPEGEQLGILPTPDAFRQAQESGYDLVEVAPNSVPPVCRIMDFGKYKYELSKKDHQSRRHQKSTQVKEIKLRPRTDKHDLEIKVRQMKSFLEEGNKTKVTLTYRGREMANQEMGRAVMNSVIEQLAQAGTIEYAPRMEGRSLIMIVAPKH, encoded by the coding sequence GTGAATCGTGAGATCCGAGTCCGAGAAGTTCGTGTCATTGGTCCGGAGGGAGAGCAACTCGGTATTCTTCCGACTCCGGATGCCTTTCGTCAGGCTCAAGAAAGCGGCTATGATTTGGTGGAGGTCGCTCCCAACTCGGTTCCCCCGGTCTGTAGAATTATGGACTTTGGGAAGTATAAGTATGAGCTGAGCAAAAAAGATCATCAAAGCCGGCGTCATCAAAAGTCCACCCAAGTGAAGGAAATCAAGTTGCGCCCACGGACCGATAAACATGACCTTGAAATCAAGGTCCGTCAGATGAAGAGTTTTCTAGAGGAGGGCAACAAGACCAAGGTCACCCTCACCTACCGCGGACGAGAAATGGCCAACCAAGAGATGGGTCGCGCGGTGATGAATTCCGTCATTGAACAGTTGGCCCAAGCCGGTACCATTGAATATGCTCCTCGCATGGAAGGACGCAGTTTGATTATGATCGTCGCTCCGAAACACTAA
- the rpmI gene encoding 50S ribosomal protein L35, translated as MKMKTHSGTSKRFTKTGSGKLVRRKAGKRHILTSKRHDRKRRLSGTALVDSTVVSTLNRLLPYA; from the coding sequence ATGAAAATGAAGACGCATTCAGGGACGAGCAAACGATTTACCAAAACGGGAAGCGGCAAGCTTGTCCGCCGCAAGGCGGGCAAGCGGCACATACTGACCAGCAAGCGGCATGACCGGAAACGCCGCCTGAGCGGAACAGCACTGGTGGATTCCACAGTTGTTTCTACTTTGAATCGACTCCTGCCGTATGCATAG
- the rplT gene encoding 50S ribosomal protein L20, translating into MPRVKGGPKTRQRRKKRIKLASGQYGGKSRLFRSATESVDKGLQYAYVGRKDRKRDFRKLWIARISAAVRAQGMSYGRFINALKKANVLLDRKVLSDIAIKDAAGFEKLIGLAKQHIPAPA; encoded by the coding sequence ATGCCTCGCGTAAAAGGTGGACCAAAAACTCGGCAGCGGAGAAAGAAACGGATCAAGCTGGCGTCAGGTCAGTACGGAGGGAAAAGCCGGCTCTTCCGTTCGGCGACGGAAAGTGTTGATAAGGGACTGCAATACGCATACGTCGGACGAAAGGATCGAAAGCGTGACTTCCGGAAATTGTGGATTGCGCGCATCAGCGCCGCCGTTCGCGCGCAGGGGATGAGCTATGGGCGGTTTATCAACGCGCTCAAGAAGGCCAATGTCTTATTGGATCGAAAAGTCCTCTCGGACATAGCGATCAAAGACGCCGCGGGCTTTGAAAAGTTGATCGGTCTTGCCAAGCAGCACATTCCGGCTCCGGCATAA
- a CDS encoding RHS repeat protein has product MGQPQVTYKYDNADRLTQVQQGTNTVTIGYDAAGRRTSLTLPNTNSITYAYNAASEVTSLTYKQGATTIEDLTYTYDKAGNRIKTGGSFARTNKRKASGSDLVLCIRKH; this is encoded by the coding sequence GTGGGCCAGCCCCAAGTGACCTACAAGTACGACAATGCCGATCGGCTCACGCAAGTCCAACAGGGAACAAACACCGTGACCATCGGCTACGATGCTGCCGGACGGCGAACCAGTCTCACGTTGCCCAACACAAACAGTATTACCTATGCGTACAATGCAGCGTCTGAAGTGACGAGCCTCACCTATAAACAAGGTGCCACAACGATCGAAGATCTGACCTACACCTACGACAAAGCGGGCAATCGGATAAAAACTGGTGGAAGCTTTGCGCGAACCAATAAGCGGAAAGCATCGGGGTCGGATCTTGTATTGTGCATCAGGAAACACTGA
- a CDS encoding DUF4279 domain-containing protein yields the protein MSSKAPVIWTKFCIEGDELDPDAFTRLVGVQPSRTGRRGELSANPMAAKRGVQIPQTFWCIEVEHRSYSMNESLQVLLAQIWPHREKLLEYLKTRPTVTVGMNSTIHIDEDRPVYEISLDSIKKLAELECPFMLNDIYPLE from the coding sequence ATGTCCTCGAAGGCTCCCGTTATATGGACAAAGTTTTGTATCGAGGGTGATGAGCTCGACCCGGATGCGTTTACTCGCCTTGTCGGAGTACAACCTTCTCGTACAGGGAGAAGGGGCGAGTTATCTGCAAATCCCATGGCTGCAAAGCGTGGCGTCCAAATACCGCAAACATTTTGGTGCATCGAAGTAGAGCACCGATCGTATAGCATGAATGAAAGCCTTCAAGTACTATTGGCTCAGATCTGGCCACACCGAGAAAAACTTCTCGAATATCTCAAAACTCGACCAACCGTGACGGTTGGGATGAATTCGACCATCCATATCGATGAAGATCGGCCAGTCTATGAAATTAGTCTTGATAGTATTAAGAAGCTGGCAGAGTTGGAGTGCCCATTTATGCTCAACGACATTTATCCGCTCGAATAA
- a CDS encoding DUF6531 domain-containing protein: protein MNTKWTEVYARTLLSIVCQLGSPATGWASEGATVNGQSISSGFILKCGQSGSVNVSGQAGNLTASWPAGCNSGYDAIGFFKRPPDNITSTIPPGWNSISGIIQQCNSQFPDHLPNDGSFYKALIRDLNLNIIVNTQSPNPLPTWCYWDPAKGAFHDIWDQAVHPVNNPNPPNWAPDPPAQQAKDGEKKSAGDPVELATGLFIMEQIDLAIPDLIPLILTRTYRQNDTASRPFGIGATHPYDIWLTRDDYCSVMQLILPDGARETYTRTSGTNCFTASLVNQNSPSAALQSTLNWDAGRQRWSLRRKDGTIYRFSSMTAYPQLLLTEIEDRNSNLTTLVRDSLGRLKNVLSPSGKSLQFTYDASNRITQVSDNAGRTVTYTYDASGRLWKVTNPANGITEYTYDAGHRMLTIKDPKNITYLTNTYDANGRVATQTQADSTTFQFAYTLDGSGKVTQTDVTDPRNVVRRVTFNSDGYALTDTAAFGQPEAQTLTYERQAVSNLILSVTDALNRKTAYTYDAKGNVLTVTRLATTPNAVTTTFTYESTYNQVATITDPLNHTTTLGYDSKGNLTAITNALSEITTLTVNTQGQPLTITDPLNNTTTLTYTQGDLATTTDPLSRTSTRFVDAIGRLLALTDPNKNQTRYDVDTMNRVTKLIDALNGQTQLAYDPNGNLLTVADAKSQVTTYTYNNMDRLATRQDALLNTETYTYDNNGNVSTVLDRKNQTTTYTYDLLNRRTKATFQDSTSTNYTYDAGNRITQVQEKNSGGTVTATITRTYDGLDRLTQEVTPEGTVNYTYDNASRRATMTVVGQTQVTYTYDNADRLTQVQQGTSTTSIAYDIAGRRTSLTLPNTNSIVYAYNAASELTSLTYKQGATTLGDLAYTYEATGNRIKTGGTFARTNLPPVLTTTNYNANNQQTTFGASTETYDLNGNLATVTQGGNTTTYTWNARNQLTAISGPGVTASFTYDSFGRRTGKTINGTTTNFVYDGLNPVQEKNGGTVTANLLTGLGIDEFFTRTDGAGARALLPDALGSTVALGDNTGTLQTQYTYEPFGVVSQTGAASTNSYKYTGREDDGTGLFYYRARYYQPRVQRFIAEDPLGFGGRDFNVYAYVQNNPNRFIDPLGWEKKDWMRDPTKNPLCFLSFIECDVPSGFLPYIPTVGQTGSGNVNRGDLQKLPTSEANRIAQQNGYANAEEMKAAFSSETKGGRFNLSVDKSSGQIVLTPVNPGSGPNIPTGVFRQ from the coding sequence ATGAATACGAAATGGACAGAGGTCTATGCGCGGACTCTCCTGAGCATCGTGTGTCAGCTCGGTAGTCCAGCTACCGGATGGGCAAGCGAAGGGGCGACTGTCAATGGACAAAGTATCAGTAGCGGTTTCATTTTAAAGTGTGGCCAGTCAGGAAGTGTGAATGTCTCTGGTCAAGCCGGAAATCTCACAGCGAGCTGGCCGGCCGGGTGTAATTCCGGTTACGATGCGATCGGATTCTTCAAGCGGCCACCAGACAATATCACATCGACTATCCCACCAGGTTGGAATTCTATTAGTGGCATCATCCAACAATGTAATTCACAGTTTCCCGATCATCTACCCAATGACGGATCATTTTACAAAGCATTGATCAGAGATTTGAATCTGAACATTATTGTGAATACCCAATCGCCAAATCCACTCCCGACCTGGTGCTACTGGGATCCTGCCAAAGGAGCCTTTCACGATATCTGGGATCAAGCGGTTCACCCTGTCAATAATCCCAACCCACCGAATTGGGCACCTGATCCTCCAGCGCAACAGGCTAAGGATGGGGAGAAGAAAAGTGCTGGCGATCCAGTCGAGCTCGCGACGGGTCTGTTCATCATGGAGCAGATCGACTTGGCCATTCCCGATCTCATCCCACTGATCCTCACCCGCACCTATCGTCAAAATGATACGGCATCGCGCCCCTTTGGAATCGGAGCGACCCACCCCTATGACATCTGGTTGACGCGGGATGATTATTGCAGCGTCATGCAGTTAATTCTTCCTGACGGCGCACGCGAGACGTATACCCGCACGAGCGGCACCAATTGTTTCACGGCGTCCTTGGTCAATCAAAACTCGCCGAGCGCTGCGCTGCAATCCACGCTGAACTGGGATGCCGGGCGACAACGGTGGAGTCTTCGCCGTAAGGATGGCACGATTTATCGCTTCTCGTCGATGACGGCCTATCCGCAACTCTTGCTCACGGAGATTGAAGATCGTAACAGCAATCTCACCACGCTGGTTCGGGATTCCCTGGGTCGGTTGAAAAATGTCCTCAGCCCATCGGGCAAGTCTCTCCAGTTCACGTATGATGCGAGCAACCGCATCACGCAGGTGAGCGACAATGCCGGACGCACTGTCACTTACACCTATGATGCCAGCGGTCGCTTGTGGAAGGTCACGAATCCAGCCAATGGAATCACCGAATATACCTACGACGCCGGCCATCGGATGTTGACGATCAAGGATCCCAAGAACATTACCTATTTGACGAACACCTACGATGCCAATGGGCGTGTCGCCACGCAGACGCAAGCCGACAGTACCACCTTTCAGTTTGCCTATACGCTGGATGGGAGCGGCAAGGTGACACAGACCGATGTGACAGATCCTCGGAATGTCGTGCGACGTGTCACCTTCAACAGCGACGGATATGCGCTCACAGATACGGCGGCCTTCGGCCAGCCCGAAGCTCAAACGCTCACCTATGAGCGACAAGCCGTGTCGAATTTAATCTTGAGCGTGACGGACGCACTCAATCGCAAGACGGCGTACACCTATGACGCGAAGGGCAATGTTCTGACCGTCACGCGGTTGGCGACCACGCCGAATGCCGTCACGACGACGTTTACCTACGAGTCGACGTATAACCAGGTGGCCACGATCACCGATCCGCTCAATCACACGACCACGTTGGGGTACGATTCAAAAGGCAATCTGACGGCAATTACAAATGCCCTGAGTGAAATCACCACCCTCACCGTGAACACTCAAGGCCAGCCACTCACGATCACCGATCCTTTGAACAATACCACTACATTGACCTATACACAGGGGGATCTCGCCACCACGACCGATCCCCTGAGCCGTACGTCCACGCGGTTTGTCGATGCCATAGGCCGATTGCTGGCGCTCACCGATCCGAACAAGAATCAGACTCGATATGATGTGGATACCATGAATCGTGTCACGAAGCTTATCGACGCGCTCAATGGCCAGACGCAGTTGGCATATGATCCCAACGGCAATCTGCTGACGGTGGCGGATGCCAAGAGCCAGGTGACCACATACACGTACAACAACATGGATCGTCTGGCGACGCGACAAGATGCGTTGCTCAATACGGAGACTTACACATACGATAATAACGGCAATGTGTCGACGGTCCTCGACCGGAAGAATCAGACCACCACCTATACCTATGATCTGTTGAACAGACGCACGAAGGCGACATTTCAGGACAGCACCAGCACGAACTACACGTATGATGCTGGAAATCGGATCACGCAAGTGCAAGAGAAGAATTCAGGCGGCACCGTCACGGCGACGATCACCAGGACGTATGATGGCTTGGATCGGCTCACGCAGGAAGTGACCCCTGAAGGCACGGTGAACTACACCTACGATAATGCCAGCCGTCGAGCCACGATGACGGTGGTCGGTCAAACGCAAGTCACCTATACCTACGACAACGCTGACCGCCTCACCCAAGTCCAGCAGGGAACGAGTACGACCTCGATCGCCTATGATATCGCTGGGCGGCGAACCAGTCTCACCCTGCCCAACACGAATAGCATTGTCTACGCATACAATGCGGCCTCAGAGCTCACCAGCCTGACCTATAAGCAAGGCGCCACGACTCTCGGGGACTTGGCCTATACTTATGAGGCCACTGGCAACAGGATTAAGACCGGTGGCACCTTCGCGAGGACCAACCTTCCACCTGTGCTTACCACGACGAATTACAACGCGAACAATCAACAAACCACATTCGGCGCGAGTACGGAGACCTATGACCTCAATGGCAACTTAGCGACGGTGACACAGGGCGGCAACACTACAACCTACACCTGGAACGCACGCAATCAGCTAACGGCGATCAGTGGTCCTGGAGTCACCGCGTCCTTCACATATGATTCCTTTGGCCGGCGCACGGGCAAGACCATCAACGGCACCACCACCAACTTTGTGTACGATGGGCTCAACCCAGTCCAGGAAAAGAATGGCGGGACGGTGACGGCAAATTTGCTCACCGGCCTGGGAATTGATGAATTTTTCACCAGGACGGACGGAGCTGGAGCACGGGCGCTTCTTCCCGACGCACTCGGCTCAACGGTTGCACTTGGAGACAATACTGGCACACTTCAAACTCAATATACGTATGAGCCGTTTGGGGTTGTCAGTCAGACCGGCGCGGCTAGTACGAACAGTTATAAGTACACCGGACGGGAAGATGATGGGACAGGGCTCTTCTACTACCGGGCACGATATTATCAACCACGAGTGCAGCGATTCATCGCGGAGGATCCGCTTGGCTTTGGGGGTAGAGACTTCAATGTGTATGCCTATGTCCAGAATAATCCAAATCGATTTATCGATCCCCTGGGGTGGGAAAAGAAAGATTGGATGCGTGACCCCACGAAAAATCCGTTATGCTTTTTATCGTTTATCGAATGTGACGTTCCTTCTGGGTTTCTGCCCTATATTCCAACAGTAGGGCAAACTGGCAGCGGGAACGTAAATCGTGGCGATTTACAAAAGTTGCCAACATCAGAGGCCAACAGGATTGCACAACAGAACGGTTACGCAAATGCGGAAGAAATGAAAGCTGCCTTTAGTAGTGAGACAAAGGGAGGCAGATTTAACTTGTCTGTCGATAAATCGAGTGGCCAGATTGTGCTTACACCTGTAAATCCGGGGAGTGGGCCGAATATTCCAACTGGTGTGTTTCGCCAATGA